In Macadamia integrifolia cultivar HAES 741 chromosome 1, SCU_Mint_v3, whole genome shotgun sequence, a single window of DNA contains:
- the LOC122079204 gene encoding mediator of RNA polymerase II transcription subunit 15-like, protein MASGSSGRTGSGVSKGFDFGSDDILCSYDDLGNQEALTGNHRDPVMSSNSGKEGKTGRSSLLHAYNHQEESLNQDLISTMEKTVKKYADNLLRFLEGISSRLSQLELYCYNLEKSVGEMRSDLVEKHSEANSKLRSLEKHLQEVHRYMQILRDKQELAETQKQLAKLQLAQKESSSSIHLQHKEEGGAPFASDSQKVVCTPERQNLQLALALPHQVAVSSSQPPRPVEQLQPLAAPRQTLPQTVHAQVQQVQPPSYYPPQNHLPNPLPQTHHQPQDQYLQADTQYQTPQMHDLSRQAPQPPQPLVGQTQQMHPFPPYQQQWPQQFPRQVQPPQQPSPQPQVRPQTTTAYSTYSPTHPANPPPETFSASMPMQVSFSGVPPSGVSRTESMAYGYGGAVRTTVQQLLPPQHNIQRQPPLSTNQNTFGVHLNDGSFSGAGHHPPQPQGQGYMMYDGEDGRTPQPPPAHYSQGGYPPTTHTSLQNPQTPAGGSLLVRHPSPSQMMRSHMYSELIEKAVSMGYSRDHVAAVIHRLEESGQPVDVNSILHKLNVQSSGGSQRGWSG, encoded by the exons GAAGGCAAGACGGGGAGATCCTCATTGTTACATGCCTATAATCATCAAGAAGAATCCCTTAACCAGGATCTGATTTCTACTATGGAAAAGACTGTGAAAAAATATGCCGACAACCTACTTCGTTTCCTTGAGGGAATTAGTAGCCGTCTGTCACAACTGGAATTATATTGCTACAATCTTGAGAAATCAGTGGGAGAAATGCGATCTGATTTGGTTGAAAAGCATAGTGAAGCAAATTCAAAGCTTAGGTCTCTTGAGAAACACCTACAAGAA GTCCACAGGTACATGCAAATCCTTAGAGACAAGCAAGAACTTGCTGAAACTCAGAAACAACTAGCCAAGCTTCAGCTTGCGCAGAAAGAATCCTCGAGCAGTATTCATCTGCAGCACAAGGAAGAGGGAGGTGCACCATTTGCTTCTGATAGCCAAAAAGTTGTTTGCACACCAGAAAGGCAGAACCTACAGTTGGCTCTTGCTTTACCCCATCAAGTGGCTGTATCGTCCTCCCAGCCACCTAGGCCTGTGGAACAGCTACAGCCTTTGGCAGCTCCACGTCAAACCCTTCCTCAGACTGTTCATGCTCAGGTTCAGCAGGTTCAGCCACCTTCCTATTATCCCCCACAGAATCATTTGCCTAATCCGCTGCCCCAAACACATCATCAACCTCAGGACCAATATTTACAAGCAGATACCCAATACCAAACGCCCCAAATGCATGACTTGTCCAGGCAGGCACCACAGCCTCCACAGCCTCTAGTCGGTCAAACCCAGCAAATGCACCCCTTTCCCCCTTACCAACAGCAGTGGCCACAGCAGTTCCCCCGTCAGGTACAACCACCACAACAACCATCTCCACAACCTCAGGTTAGACCTCAGACAACAACAGCATATTCAACCTACTCACCTACCCATCCTGCAAACCCGCCTCCTGAGACCTTCTCAGCCAGTATGCCAATGCAGGTCTCGTTTTCTGGAGTCCCTCCATCTGGAGTGAGCCGCACAGAATCCATGGCTTATGGTTATGGTGGGGCCGTCAGAACAACAGTTCAGCAGTTGCTTCCTCCTCAGCATAACATTCAGAGGCAACCACCGCTGTCAACCAACCAGAACACTTTTGGAGTGCATCTCAATGATGGCTCCTTCTCAGGTGCTGGACACCATCCACCACAGCCCCAAGGACAAGGATACATGATGTATGATGGGGAGGATGGACGAACCCCTCAGCCACCACCCGCACACTATTCACAGGGTGGGTATCCTCCAACAACACATACCTCTCTACAGAATCCACAGACTCCTGCTGGTGGTAGTCTTTTGGTCCGCCATCCAAGCCCATCGCAGATGATGCGTAGCCATATGTATAGCGAGCTGATTGAGAAGGCTGTGAGCATGGGTTACTCGAGAGATCATGTTGCAGCTGTGATCCACAGGCTGGAGGAAAGTGGTCAACCGGTGGATGTTAATAGCATTCTTCACAAGTTGAATGTGCAGTCATCTGGCGGTTCCCAGAGGGGATGGTCTGGCTAA